Genomic window (Spirosoma sp. KCTC 42546):
CGATTTACCCACCGCTTCCCGAAAATTGCCAAGTCGGAAGGCCTTAACGGCTTCTTCATTGACGAGTGCAAGCTGTGTAGTTGAGCTTCGGGTTACGGGGCTGTGCGCTGCTGCGCTTACTGATGCCAGAGAGTCTGCCGATGCCGCTGGCAAATTCTGGCCTGCCAGCAAGGTTAGATTCATGGTCGAGACAAATTGCGGATCAACGGACCACAGAAAGGCCATGGAGGAATCGGAACCGTTATGTTCCCGCTTCAGAGTACGGCTCTCACCAAACGAACCGAATAATTCGGATGTTGCCGACACCTGCTCAACGCCTGCCAATTGGTTTAATTCATTGGCCAGCCGCTGTGCCGGAACCGTATTAAGTGGGAGTGTCAGTACCCGATCACGTCGAAAACCATAATCAGCCGTGGCCATGTAGTTCATCTGCCGACTCATGGACAGCAGCCCGATCATGGCAATCAGGGAGATGGAGAACTGAGCGACGATCAGCGATTTGCGGAGTGAAATGCCCCGAATAACCCGAAGTCCTGTCTGGCTGCGCAACACCTGTGAAGGCTGAAAACCAGACAACACGCGGGCGGGTACAACGCCCGCCAGCAAACCGGCTACCACGCTGAACAACACAAAAATGGCTGTTAGCTGCCAGTTCCACTGAACACCCCCAATGAGCCACTGCTGCACGAAAGCCATAGGCTTGATGAATTCGAGCATAACATAGGCTAGTCCCAGCGCCAGTAGCGATAAAATAATCGACTCGGCCATGAATTGCCCAACCAGTTGCCAGCGAATGGCCCCAGCTACCTTCCGAATACCCACCTCACGGGCACGACTCAGCGACCGGGCCAGCGTCAGGTTTATGTAGTTGAACGCAGCCAGCAACAGCGTTAGTAACCCAACCCCCGCTTCCACTAAAAGTCCTCCAACTTGTGGTTCATGGGTAGCACGCATGAGTTCCTGGCGAGCGGGCGACAGTTTCGTGAATGGCTGAACGCGTAGAGTGTACCCTTTTTCGGTTTTAAAACGTAGCTTATTCGTTGCCCGCCCAACTACACCTGGCAGGACTTTTTCGAGTGCGTCGGCAGCCGTGCCGGGTTTCAGCAGAACATAGGTGTGGCAGGTCTGATAGTTGCGCCAGTCGGCAAACGAGGCGCGCTGTTGCGGATTCCAGGGCGTCTGCAACGAAAACAGCATATCAAAATCCAGATGTGATTTAACCGGCATATTGGCCAATACACCCGTAACTGTGAACTGGCCAAGCTCCGTATTTTGCAGAACCTGCCCGACCGGATTCGCGGTACCAAAAAACTTTTCGGCGGTTTTGCGCGTGAGCACAACCGTATTGGGCTCCGTTGCGGGTCGGCCTTTCGCCAATTTGTAGCCGAAAATGCGAAAGAAACCTGGGTCAACGGCATAGGATACCGTCGTAAATCGCTTGTGGGTGCTCGAAAATTCCCCGTATGTTTTAGCGGCACGGGTGGCTTCTTCCACAAACGGGTAATCACGTTTCAACACCTCCGCCAGCGGCATGGGCGATGTAGCGAAAGGCGTAACGTCGTTATCCTGCCCCACTACATCGGTCAGAATTCGGTACGTCCGGTCCCGATTGGGGTGGAAATTATCGTAATCAAACGACCCTTTGATGTGTGCGATGGACAGAAAACACACCACTAGCCCTGAGGCAAGGCCAAAGATGTTGATAAACGAAAACAGCTTATGTTTCCAGAGATTCCGCCAAGCAATCTTGATGTAGTTTTTTAGCATAGGGTAGGGACGTGGAGCAGGGGGCAGGGGGCAGGGGGCAGGGGCTGCTATTCCCGGCTCCGTGCTCCCTGCCCCGCGCAATTTATTCACTTCGTAAACTCTTTACCGGATTCGTCAGGGCCGCTTTCACGCTTTGGAAGCTCACGGTTAGTAAGGCAATGAGTACGGTGAGTCCACCAGCCAGTAGGAACACCCACCAGTGAATGTCGGTGCGGTAGGCGAAATCGTTGAGCCAGGTGTGCATAGCATACCAGGCCACGGGCGAAGCAATAAGCAGCGCCACAATCACCAGCTTCATAAAGTCTTTGGAGAACATGGCCACCAGGCTTACTTCCGACGCGCCCAGTACTTTGCGAATGCCGATTTCCTTGGTGCGCTGTTCGGCCATGAACATCGACAGACCAAACAAGCCCAGACACGAAATCAGAATGGCTACCCCGGCAAAGACGCTGAATAGCGTTTGCTGTGTTTGCTCACGAGCGTAAAGACGGTCGAATCGGGCATCCAGAAACTGGTAGTCGAACGGGCGTTCCGGGAAGAACTGTTTCCAGACGGTTTCAACACGCTGTAAAGCGGCTGGGACAGAGCCTTTCAGGGGAACCGACAGCCAATTGAGCTGACCGGGTCTCAGAATCATGGCAAGAGCGGCCATTTGCTGATGCAATGACTCAAAGTGAACGTCTTTCGTTACACCAATGATCTGTCCCTTAGCGGGGCCATACTGAAATGGTTTACCAATGGCTTGTTCGGGCGTCCAGCCTAATTGCCGAACAGCCGTTTCATTCAACACAACCATCGACGTATCGGTAGAATGGGAACGGGAGAAGTTTCGTCCGGCAGCCATACCAATCTGATACGCTGGAATGAAATCGTAATCGACACTCAGCCCACGCAGGTTAATCTTTACCGGCGCCATCGTGTCGCCTTTCATGGCCATAGCTCCATACGAATCCAGTAACCGACCCGATGGAATTCGGGATGAGCGGCCCATATCCCGTACAACGCCCGTCTGGATAAGCTGCTGTTTGAGGGTTTCGTAATTCGTTGTCGAATCGCCCACATCTGGTAGTAGCAGGACCTGATCTTTGGCATAACCCAGCCGATAGTCCTGAATGTACTTCATCTGGTTGTAAACAACCGCTGTGCTGATAATCAGGACAATGGCAATCGCGAACTGGGTTATAACCAGCACCTGACGCAGTTTGCCAGTGCGCATGGTGGAGGCAATCTGTCCTTTCAATACACCCAGTGGCCGGAAGGATGTGAGGAAGAACGCCGGATAGCTGCCCGCTACCAGGCCTGTCAACAGCGTAATACCAAGTACAATGCCCAGAAACCCTGGGTCGAGCAATTGCTTAAACACCAGTTGCTTATGCGTGAAGTCGTTGAGGGCTGGTAGAAAGAGAACCACCAGCAGGCTCGCGATGCCCAGGGCGATCGTTACCAGCACGACGGATTCGCTCAAGAACTGACCAATGAGCTGGGCGCGCAAAGCCCCTACAACCTTGCGCATCCCAACCTCTTTGGCCCGCCCTGCCGAACGGGCTGTTGCCAGATTCATGTAGTTGATGCAGGCGATCAACAGAATGAATAGTCCAATGGCCGAAAACAAATAGATATAACTGATATCGCCGGTTGGCTCCACTTCCGAATCCGTATGCGAACGCAGGTGGATATCGGTGAGTTTTTGCAGATTCAGTACTGACCAGAGTGACGCTTTACGCCCTTCTTCAGGCGGAACATGTTTGTCCTGAAAAGCCGGGAAAGCCGCTTCGATGCGCTTGGGGTCGGCACCGGGCCTTAACAGCATATAGGTATTGAAGGAGTTGTTGCTGTAACTGGTTCGCAGTTGTTCAGCCCCGTAAACCCGGTTATCGTTAAAGGTGGAGAGCGAAATTAAAATGGTGGGATGAAAATGCGACTGAGCGGGTAAGGGTTCATAAACACCCGTAACGGTCATGTCGAACTGGTTATTCAATCGAACGGTTTTCCCTATTGGATTCTCATTACCGAAGTACTTCTCCGCCATTGGTCGGGAGAACATAATGGAAAATGGATTGACCAGGGCAAGGTCGGGGTTTCCGCTGATTAGATTAAAATCGAATACCTTGAACAGATTCGATTCGGCAAAGTACATGTCCTCTTCGTTGAACGAGTGTTCGCCGTAGCGAACCAGCCCATCGTTACTGATTGTGCGCACGACTTGCTCTGCCTCCGGAAAATCCTGTTTAATCAGCGGGCCAAATGGCGGTGCAGCCTGCGCCAGTTTCAGCGAGGCAGTCCCATCCGATGAGAGGAAGGTTCGGGCAACGCGGTAGATACGGTCTGCCTTGGTGTTATAACGGTCGTAGCTCAGTTCATCCTTCACGTACAGGGCAATGAGCAGAAAACACGCCAGCCCTACAGCAACGCCGGTAATGTTGATAAACCCGAATGTCTTGTGTTTCCGCAAATTGCGAAAAGCGATCAGCAGATAATTGCGTAGCATGAGGAATACAGTAATTGGCGCCATAGAACGTTGCCCAAATGCTGTACCAAAAAATTAACTACTTGATTATCAGTATGTATTTTTGTTTTTGTAGAAAGCGTTGTCCGTAAACGGACGCCAGACGGACAGTTGCGGACAGTGTCAGAACCGGGATTTTTATGATTTTATTGACCGACTATGATTTCAAAATAAGGCTTTCAAAGAAAGCATAATAAAAAGGAATCATAGTCGGTCAATAAAATCATAAAAATCCCGGTTCTGACTACTCACTCCGCAAACTCTTCACCGGATTCATCAGGGCCGCTTTTACGCTTTGAAAACTTACCGTCAGGAGTGCGATTCCCGTGGCCAGCAATCCCGCCAGGGCGAATACCCACCAGGCGATGTCGATCTTGTAGGCGAAGCCCTGCAACCAGGTGCGCATGGCCCACCAGGCGATGGGCGAAGCCAGAACAATAGCGACCACGACCAGTTTTAGGAAATCTTTGGAGAGTAGACCGACGATACTGGCGACCGATGCACCCAGCACTTTACGGATACCGATTTCTTTGGTGCGTTGTTCCGTGGTAAAGGTGGCCAGTCCGAAAAGGCCCAGACAGGCAATGAAAATAATCAGAGCGGAAAACCAACTCAGGAGAATTTTTGCCTTTTCTTCCCGCTGGTACTGCTGGTTGACTAACGTATCGAGAAAGTTGGCTTCGAAGGGGTAGTTGGGAATGAGGCTTTCCCAAATGGATCGGACAGCGCCAACGTCTGCCGTTTTAACCCGAACCAGCACATTGGGCGGGCTATCGGTTTGATAGATCAGCATGATCGGTTCGATTTGATTGTGCAGGGAAGCAAAATGATAATCGGCAACCACACCTATGACGCGCCGGGGAGGGGCATCTCCACCCGACGACTTAATGATACGCCCTACGGCATTGGCCTGTGTCCAGCCCATCCACTTTATAAAGCGTTCATTCACAATCACCTCCCGTTTTTTGTCAGACGGAATCGTAGCGTCAAAGTTTTGTCCGGCTACTAGCCTAATTTTCAATAGAGTAAGAAAGCTGTCATCAATCCGTGCGGATAAAATAAGCCGATCCGCTTTCTGCCCATTTGATTCTTTCAGTATACTGGTTTTGGCATCGTACGTAATGGGGTTTATTCCAAGCGATACTCCATTAACCCGACTATCTTTTGCCAGAGCCGTTTTCAAGACCTGCATTTTCTGTCGAATGGATTCGTCAGCAGGTACATTTACCACCAGAACCTGCTCTTTCGTGAATCCTGGGTCTTTGCTTCGCAGGTAATCGGTTTGCTGGCTGACCACCAGTGTACTAACAATCAGGGTAATGGATAAGGTGAACTGAAAAACGACTAATGTCTTACGGACGTATTGCTTACCTGCCAAACCTGCTGAGCCTTTCAATACTAATGAGCTGCGACTACCAGCGAGGAAAATGGCGGGGTAAAGTCCTGCCAGCAAACCGACCAGCCCAACTATACCTACCCCAGCCGCTACAAACGACCAGCCGGGGAACCCCAGCGGAACAGCCGTCAGTTGCTCGAACATCGGTCGAATTGCTGCCATAACAACGAGCGAAAAACCAGCACTAAGGCTAATCAGGAGCAGGGCTTCACCCAGAAATTGACCGACTAACTGACGTCTCCCCGCGCCAACTACTTTTCGAACCCCCACTTCTTTCTGACGCTTAATGGATTGCGCCACGTACATATTTACGTAATTGATACAGGCTACAAGCAGAATAAACGCAGCTACGATTGCAAAAATGGTCAGATACGTTTTGCTTCCTTTGGGTGTGTCATCAAATAAGCCATCAATAAAATGTAAATCAGTAAGCGCCTGTAACTGGTGTTCAATCCGAAAATCGTATCCCAATGCTTTAATGCGGGGGGCAATCTGCGTCTGGTCGAATTGTGCCAGTTTCTTGCTGAGCTCCCCGGCCTTGGCCTGATCCTGAAGGAGCAGAAAGGTATAACAGGACGTGTCGAATAGATCTTCGGCGGTGGGGCTTACTTCCTTCCAGGTTAACAACGCGCTGAATTTAAGGTCTGTATTGATAGGCGGGTTTTGTAAAACACCAGTAACGAGGTAAGCCTGATTATTTATTCTCAGTAGTTTACCAACCGGTTCGGTGGTGCCGAAGTATTTCTGCGCCAGACGCTGTGTGAGCACAACGCTGTTGGGTTTATCTAACGCGGCCTTACTGCCAGAAAGTAGTCGATACGAGAATACAGTAAAGACGCTTTTGTCGACCTGATAAATATCCGCTTCGTTCACCAGTTTAGTGCCGCTCCGGATTGTAGCCACTGGCAACGCCTTAAATCGAACGGTTTCCGTTAGTTCGGGAATCGTTTGCCTGAGTTGAGGGGCAAGTTGGTGGCTTGACGAAGCCAGCCCATCATCGGAGTCTGCTGTTTTGAAGCGGGTGGTAATTCGGTAAATAGAATTAGCTCGTTCATGAAATCGGTCGTAGCTGAGTTCGTTCCAGACATACAGGGTAATCAGCAGACAGCAGGCCATACTGACCGATAGACCAATGACATTAATCCCACTATACAGTCGGTTGGCTAGTAGCGTACGTAGCGCAATTTTGAAATAATTTTGGAGCATAAGGAGGAGAGGAAAGAAGGAGTAAGGGGGAGGAAGGAGGAAAGGGAGGAGCGGGAAAAGTAGCGTGGCGCTCGGTCTGCCCGGCACCATGCTCCACGCTACTCACTCCGCAAACTCTTCACCGGATTCATCAGGGCCGCTTTCACGCTCTGAAAACTTACCGTCAGGAGTGCAATGCCGGTGGCGAATAGCCCTGCCAGCGCGAATACCCACCAGGCAATGTCGATCTTGTAGGCGAAGCCCTGCAACCAGGTGCGCATGGCCCACCAGGCGATGGGCGAAGCCAGAACAATGGCGACCACGACTAGCTTCAGAAAATCTTTGGAGAGCAGTCCAACGATGCTGGCGACCGACGCACCCAACACTTTGCGGATACCAATTTCTTTGGTGCGTTGCCCAACCGTGAATGCCACAAGCCCATACAGCCCAAGTCCGCAGATGACCATCGCCATTAGCGCGAATACATTGACGAGTTGTGAAATGGTCGTTTCGGTTTCGTAAAACTTCGCGAGTTGATCGTTCAGAAATTCATACTCAAATACATCCGTTGGATATAAGCGTTGCCAGACGCTCCGAATATGGGCCAGCGTCTGCGTTGATGACACGCCTGAAATTCGGATGCCCGCCTGCTGATACATGTTGGGAAACGACGCAATGAAGCAGGGTGCGATGGCTTCGTGCAGTGATTTCAGGTGGAAATCTTTAACGACACCGACAATGGGCAGCGGCACCGACGATAAATAATATTGCATCCGTTTGCCAAGAATATCCTGCGGATTACGAAAGCCGAGCTTATGGAGCAGTGTTTCGTTGATGACATACTCCCGAATCGAATCGCCTTCAACGATGTTACGACCCGCCACCAATTGTAAGTTGTAGGTTTTTAGATAATCCGCATCGGCGAGTCGCTCCCGGGCGGGGAAGTTGGTCCAGTCATTTTTGGGGCCGAATTTGAACGAGCCGCCGTTCATGACTTTAGCCGAGGGTGGTCGATATTGTAAGGTCACCGCCTTGATGTCTGGGTACTGGCTCAGTTCGCTTTTGAAAGCCTGCCATGATTTCTTTTCGGAAAAAGGAAGGTTGACAATCAATACATTATCCTGCTGAAAACCCAGGTCGGTTTGCCGGATAAACTGCATCTGTCGCATCACCACCAGCGCCCCGACCAGTAACGCCTGACAGACGACGAACTGTAGAATCACCAACCCCTGCCGCAGCGAGTATCCGCCGACCGATGTTGCCGTCAGTTTGCCCCGCAGACTCGCCCAGGGACTAAATCCTGACAACACAAAAGCCGGATAGCCACCCGCCAGAACGATAACCGTGACCATCAAAAGCCCGATGAACAGCAGCATCGATACATCGGTCGTGAAGGCAAGCGGGATATGAACCCAGTTGCTGAATAGCGGCAGACTCAGAAACGCCACCAATCCGGCCAGCATCGTAGCCATCACCACAATCATACTGGTTTCGAGCAGAAACTGCCATGCCAGTTGCGCGCGTGAACTACCCAGCGTTTTACGAACCCCCACCTCTTTACTACGCCGGAATGCCTGCGCTGTGGCCAGATTGACAAAATTGATGCAGGCCGTCAGAATCAAAAACAGGCCAATCAATCCCAACGACCAGATCAAGGATAGTCGAATAACACCACCCACTCGATTTACATCGAAATGTACATCGGCCAGCGGCTGTATGTGAAAATGGAACGCATTCGCGACGTCGCCAAAGTGCTTTTTCGACAGCGCCGGGAAGGTGGTTTCCAGTTTTTGGGCAGTAGCCGGCGTGTTGTCTTTCAGGGTGCAGTACAGCCGATAATTGCTGTTCAACTGCCCCCACTCATTCACATTAAACTCGGGGTCGAGTTGCCGAATGGTGGGCATGGAAATGAACAGACCAATGTTGGTATCGGTGGGTTTGGTCGGATCGGCGATAAGGCCCGTTACGGTCGCGTTGACTTTGTGATCCAACTCGATGACTTGGCCTATAGGATTGTTACTGCCGAAATAGCGTTTGGCCCATGACTCGGTCAGTACAACCGTATTGGGCGCACTGAGGGCCGTTTTTGGATCACCACCCAGCCACTGGTAGTCGAAAATCTGGAATAATTCTCCTTCAGCAAGGGCCGTGCCGTCGTGTTCCAGAAAGCGCGTGGGAGCCATCTGGCCGGGTTGGATTACGCTAACCGTCAATGACCGATTTACGCACAGAAAAGCGGCCTGTTCCACCTGCGGATAGTCGGTTCGCAGGGTTTTTGCCATGGGCAGTGGCGCTTCGGGATACTGTTCAACAGACCCATCATCAAGGTGAAGATCCAATACAATCCGGTACATACGATCGAATTTAGTGTGGTAGCGATCGGTGCTAAGATGGTGCCGGATAAATAGAAATAGGAGCAGCCCACCCGCCATGCCGATGGTGAGACCCACTACGTTTAGCGCCGTATACCCGCGTTGCGAACGCAGGTTGCGGAGGGCGATTTTGAGGTATGAGCGGAACATAACTTTTTTTGCTAAATTTGTTTACATACAGCAAGCACTATGTATAATCCAGGCACTATTGAATTTGCTCTTGTTAATGATGACATGAGCGTATATGGCCCCAAAGCGCATCAACGGGTCATTTCCAAACTAAACTCAGGGCTAGGGCCGCTCTTTTATCGCGAGCATGTCATCCAGCTTGAGCCATTGCCTGAAACAATGCTCGATGAAGGCCAGGCCTCGCCGGTTCCCGACTTAATTTTGTATGACAATGAAGCGCGAACAACACCCATCATCATAGAGGTTTGCCATTCTGACGGTCTTCGTAAAGACCTCAAAAAAGTAATTGCCTTGCTTGACGCCGACGATTATGGCATCAAAGAAGGATTTGTGTATGATTATGTCGCTGACCAATGGTATCGATACATCAAAGGGGATGGTGGCCTGACTCAGTCAACTTCTTTTTCGGAAATCCTGCAATTAGATATGAATCAATTCCTGTAGTACCGTACTGAAACGGTCGAAGCTACTCACTTCGCAAACTCTTCACCGGGTTCACCAGGGCCGCCCGGATGGCCTGGGCACTGACCACCGCTCCCGTCAACAGCGCTAGAATACACGCCACCAGCACAAAAGGCGACCAGGCCAAATCAGTTCGGTAGGCGAAATGAGCTAACCAATCGCTCAATAAATAATAAGCAAGCGGCCAGGCAATGACGTTGGCAATCAGCAGAATCAGCACAAATTCTTTCATGAATAAATTGACAATACTGATGGTTGAAGAGCCCAGTACTTTGCGAATGCCGATTTCTTTGGTGCGCCGGGTCACGTTCAACGATACCAGACCTAATACCCCTAACAGCACAATAATCAGCGCCAGCGTAGTGGCCAGTCGGGATGCTTTTTGGAGTTGTTTTTCGGTCTGGTAAAGCTTCTGGAGCGTATCGTCCATGAACGAATACTCGAACGGTGCATCCGGAAACAGTCGCGTCCATTCCTGATTAATTGCGGCTACAGTTTTCTGTAAATGCTCACCACTACCCGCCGAAAGTTTGAAGGAGAAATAGCGATAAATGGGGTTTGCCCGGACATGAAAAAAGATGAGTGGATTGATCGTTTGGTGTAACGATCCAAAGTGAAAATCTTTCAGCACCCCATCTACCCGACACGTAAAACTCCCGCCCTGCAACCGAACCAGTTGACCAATGGCCTTAGTGGGATTGCTCCAGCCCAGAGCCTTGGCTGCCGATTCGTTGATTACAACGCGTGTGGAATCATACCCTCCGCCGTTCGCGTGGAAAAACTGGCCTTCCTGTAATTGGAGCCCGTATGTTTGTGCAAAGTGTTCGTCGGTGGTTAGTATATCAACGGTTGTTGCCTGCGTACTGTCGCGGCCCTGCCGGAATAATTGGCCACTGCCGCTGCTTCGTCCATCGGGCACAACGAACGAAAAACTTACGTCGCTTACACCGGGAATACGTGCCAGTTGATCCCGAATACCTTCCATCCGTTGCACCCCATCTTTCGACCAGTCGCGCGGGACAGAGGCTACCGTCATGATCTGGTCTTTCTGATACCCTAAGTCTTTACTGAAAAAATAAGCGACCTGCCGACTGATCACCATGGCACCCACAAACACCAAAATAGCGACCGTAAACTGAAACACGATTAACGCCCGACGAAGCCCGATTCCTTTCTGTACCGATGCCGTTAACTTTCCCTTCAATGACTCGACAGACGGCATACTCGACAACACAAAGGCTGGATAACCACCCGCCAGTAGGGCAACTACTAATACGCCAACCATTAAGCCCACAAAGGCAACCGGCGACCAGCTAATCAGTGATGGGATTGGCCGCTCCAGCAAGTCGGCAAAGGTTGATCGGAACACTTCGTGGCATCCCAGAGCCAGTAACGTAGCAACAGTTGTTAACAAAAGCGCTTCGGCCAGGAATTGGCCAATCAGTTGTTTCTTCAGCCCACCCAGTGCTTTCCGAACGCCAATTTCCCGTAGCCGTGTTGCCGAGATGCCGATGGTGATATTCACAAAATTGACTACCGCCATTAACAGAATAAAAACCGCAATAATGGTCAGCGTAAGGACCATCTTTTCGACCAGACCCTTGTTGCCTTTCAGATAGAATGTTTCCAGTGGGCTAAGGGATACCTCCAGATTTTCCTTGAAACCCGGTGGGGCATAGGTCGCCAGAACGTTGGCAATCGGTTGGGTCAGTTGGTCGGCAGTGACGCCCGGTTGTAGTTCCAGAAAGTTCGGGATGTATTGGTTCTGCCAGGAGTTTATTCCGGCTTCCGGGGCAAAATAACTGACGTTGCGCATCGGAATAAAGACCTCGTCTTTTATGCCAACCAGATCTGTAACGCTATTCTTCGGCTGGTTCTGTAACACCCCCGTTACGGTAAATACTTGTTTGCCTCCTGCCGGTGTCTGTACGGTTAGCTGTTGCCGGAGCACATCGATTTTGCCGAAAAACTTCTGGGCAACAGCTGCTGTAATCACGATGGAGTTTGGGTCTCGGAGGGCGGTTTTGGGATCGCCGTAGGCCATGGGAAAACCAAACATCGGTAATAGCGTCGAGTCACCCACTTCAATGCTTTGCCGGAAATGCTTCTCGCCGT
Coding sequences:
- a CDS encoding ABC transporter permease; translated protein: MFRNYIKIAVRNLLRRRFYALVTLLGLTVGITFLLLIGNYIQGELAVNKTLRNASQQYLVRSHWKEATMGMDITTLSPIGPTLKRLYPGLVANYYRFYGITAIISNGEKHFRQSIEVGDSTLLPMFGFPMAYGDPKTALRDPNSIVITAAVAQKFFGKIDVLRQQLTVQTPAGGKQVFTVTGVLQNQPKNSVTDLVGIKDEVFIPMRNVSYFAPEAGINSWQNQYIPNFLELQPGVTADQLTQPIANVLATYAPPGFKENLEVSLSPLETFYLKGNKGLVEKMVLTLTIIAVFILLMAVVNFVNITIGISATRLREIGVRKALGGLKKQLIGQFLAEALLLTTVATLLALGCHEVFRSTFADLLERPIPSLISWSPVAFVGLMVGVLVVALLAGGYPAFVLSSMPSVESLKGKLTASVQKGIGLRRALIVFQFTVAILVFVGAMVISRQVAYFFSKDLGYQKDQIMTVASVPRDWSKDGVQRMEGIRDQLARIPGVSDVSFSFVVPDGRSSGSGQLFRQGRDSTQATTVDILTTDEHFAQTYGLQLQEGQFFHANGGGYDSTRVVINESAAKALGWSNPTKAIGQLVRLQGGSFTCRVDGVLKDFHFGSLHQTINPLIFFHVRANPIYRYFSFKLSAGSGEHLQKTVAAINQEWTRLFPDAPFEYSFMDDTLQKLYQTEKQLQKASRLATTLALIIVLLGVLGLVSLNVTRRTKEIGIRKVLGSSTISIVNLFMKEFVLILLIANVIAWPLAYYLLSDWLAHFAYRTDLAWSPFVLVACILALLTGAVVSAQAIRAALVNPVKSLRSE